The sequence ATAAAACCAATAGATTTATATCATTCAATTATCTCAATAATTCATGAAAAAGGATACTCTCTTTTTGAAATGATGACAATGCAAAAATCAGGATTCGAGACCGTTGGGCTTCTTTATGCAGATATAATTGGATATCTTAATGCTCGCATTGAGGTTATTACAAATGATTTAGAATTATTTGAAGGCATACGAGAAGAGGATTTGGAAAACAATGGTAAAATTCTTAAACTCCGCAGTTCTACTGATCTTATTGAACAAATTAAGAATTTGAAATGGATAAACACCAACTAATTAGTGATGCAAGGAAAATACAGTGAAGAAAAAAATTAAAAAATATGAGTTTTCGCTTATATCTTACTTTGACGTTCTCGGATTTAAGACAATCATAGATACACATACTGCATCAGAGATTGATGAAATTTTAGAAGGTTTTGAAAAAGTTAGCTTGGACGATTTTGAATTCTATAAGGAATTGAAAGGGAAAGGAGGTAAAGATCTTGCACAAGAATTCGGGCAGAAGTATTTGTTTTTTTCTGATACAATAATTAGACTTGTTAACATTTTATCGAATTCAAACAAGCAATATCCTATGGGATTATTTTTTTAGAAATATTACATCTAATTCATGTTCAGGTTCAGATGTTGTATTACCATGGTATATTCTTACGAGGATCGTTGGTTTTAGGTGAAGCTTTTACCGATAGGACAAAGTTTTTTGGTCCCGGGATAGTTGAGGCATATAATAATGAGAAACTATCCCTTTATCCAAGAATAATAATTGAAGAAGATTTAATGAACATTGTATTGAATGGATCTTCAAAAATATTCGATAATGAAAAATGTGGTATTCTTCAAAAACTTTTATTTAAACAAGGTCATGTAACAACAGAAGAACAAAAATATATAAAAGGTTTATTGATTAAAGATAAGGACGGGAGATATTTCGCTAATTATTTGTATGTTTATTTAGATGAACTTGAGCAAAGTCCTGATTATTTAGATCTTTTAACGGTACATAAACAACTTATTGTTAAAAATCTTAAAATATTTAAAAATGAACGAGAAATACGAAAGAAGTATTTTTGGTTGAAAAGATATCATAATTCTGTAATAAAAAGGATTCATGCAAAATACTTTCATCACTATTTAGTAAAGAAGAAAGATTATTACATCTAACTATTTGATGGTCGAGGACAGGATGGGCGTGAAATCCACGGTTATTACCTCGCAACTCCCGGTTAAAAACTGGTTTGACGTAATCGGAGACCCTACAATCAACCGTTGCGATTTATGACAGGAGTGTCCACAATGCTGTCAAGATCAAGCTGACAGGCGAGTCAATTCGGAAATTATTATCAAACAATTCTAACGATTCTGGAGGAAACCTACGGCCTGTTGTATAATGTCATGGGAGTTATTTCTATTTGTTTTTGACGTAAACTTTCACCCGGATTGGCCGACAGTTTTCACTGGGTTATGCAAACAGATCTTTTAAAAATAACCACCTAAGCAAAATAGCCGGGGTAAGCGGTACGTCGCTGGCAAAGATGGCAAATACTGACGCGCTTGTAAGGACTTGTACCGCGCTGGATTACACGCTTGACGATATTTCGGAAATTGTACCAAACAACGCTAAAAACAAAGATTAACACTTCATTTTTGGGGTAAACAAAATGGATTCAAACAAAGACAGTTCTAAGTACTCTGTGGTGTCATACTTCTGTGGATGCGGGGGGATGGACTTAGGTTTTCGCGGAAATTTCAAGTATCACGACGAGGAATACGGCGAGCTTCCTTTTTACATAACCGCAGCTTACGACAATAGCGCCGCTTGCGTGGAAACCTATAATCGCTATTTCGGAGCCGACCACGCTAAAAACGCTGATTTGTCTGCTAAAGAAGCAAAGGACATGATAGCGGCGGATTTGTTGATTGGGGGATTTCCATGTCAAGAGTTTTCCTCCTGCGGTCCCTTGGGCGGACTTGATTCAGAGCGTGGACAGCTTTACAAGTCGCTAATCAGATATATGGAAGTTCGTAAACCTAAAGTGGTCGTTGGTGAAAACGTTATAAATCTGGAGCGTATGGAAAAAGGAAAAGTCATGGAGACCATCGTCAACGACCTCAGAGATACGGGGTACAAGGTTGAAGTATGGAGGCTGTACGCTCCCGATTATGGCATTCCCCAAAGGCGCACCAGGCTGTTTTTTATTTGTGTGCGAAACGATATAAAAGGGTTCCCATCCAAGCCGGAGGCGAACTTCATTCACGCCCATCGTAGCATAGAGTGGGCTATTGGCGATTTGATGAATGTGACAGACGATAGCGTCCCCAACCAAAGCCAGTATTTTGGGGCTTCCCGCGCCAAGAAAGGCAACGGGCAGGGTGACGAGAATAACCACAAGGACAAGCCGGCATATACAATCAGGGCAAACCCAAAGTCGAGAGTCCAGTTCCACTACGCGCTCGACCGACGCCTGACGGTCAGGGAATGCGCGAGGATCCAGACTTTCCCGGACAATTTCGTTTTTACCCACGCAGCCACGTCGAGTATATCGCAGATTGGCAACGCCGTACCACCGGTTCTAGCATACCGAGTGGCGTCTTGCATAGCGGATTATTTGAATTCAATGAAAGATAAAGAGGTGTGAGAAAATGGATACAACTATCACTTCTGTTGATATTACCCCGAAGCCTCGAATCCTACGGACATTGGGTGATATCCCGTTCCAACCCTGGCAATGCCTCGCGGAGTTGATTGACAACTCAATAGATGCCTTTCTCGCGGTCGAGGCGGACGCCGAGGAAGGGAAAGAACAGAAAATATTGGTCAACTGGTCAAACGACTCAGTCGGTACTCCCGACCGCACGATTGAGGTGTCCGACAACGCGAATGGAATGAGTTTAGAGCAATTGCAAAACGCTGTAACCGCTGGATACAGCGGTAACGACCCCATAAACAACTTAGGGCTTTTCGGAATGGGCTTTAATATAGCGACCGCCCGCCTTGGGGAGGTTACGACGGTTCGCTCCACACGCGCGGGTGATAAGGAATGGATCGAGCTTACAATTGATTTTGCCGAGCTTATAAGGGCGAAGCGTTTCCTCGCACCTGTGAAAACTCTCCCCAAGGAAAATCCTGCTGAGTCTGGTTCAAAAATCATCATCTCGCGATTAAAAACCGGAATCGCCGACACTATGAACCAGAAAGAGGCGGATATCAGGAAGCAGTTAGAATCTATATACACCCCTCTTCTGACCACAAAGGATATTGTCCTTTTGGTTAAAGGGAGGCAGTTATCACCACGCAACCACTGCGTTTGGTCGGACGCCAGATATGTGGTACACAGGCAAACGAATGTACCCGCCAGAATCCCGATTGATCGGGAACTCGGACACCCTTTGTTCGACACCGAGCGAAACCGTTACCTTACAGACGATGAGGCAGAACCGTATTACGCCGCTCAGTCGAGAGGCGAGGCGCTACCCGAAAACATCGTGGAACGAAGCAAACGCCTTACTGGGTGGCTTGGTATCCAACGATATGCCGATCCGAATGATTATGGCATTGATTTTATACGTAATGGCCGCAAAATCCTAATATCGGATAAAACCCTCTTCTATTATGAAAGCCCAATCACCGGTCAAAAGGACATTCAGTATCCACTTGATCTTGGTACTACCATCGGCGGCCGAATCGTCGGCGAACTGCACGTGGATTATCTCCTGCCGACATATCAAAAAAACGACTTCGACAGAAACGATGCATCGTGGTATCAGACAGTTGAGGCAATTTGCGGTGTCGGCCCATTTCGAGCGCAGGCGCGAAAAGCGTTAGGCTTACCAGAAGCCCCCACTTCTCCGCTGGGCATTCTGGCAACTGCTTATACACGAACCGATCCCGGAACCAGGTGTCTATTTGCACCCAATGAGATCGCCAAACAATTTGCCGCACAGTTTAGAAGTGGCAAGCGCGAGTATATCGACGACGGCCTGTGGTGGAAAGCTGCCCAGGAAGAGGATCAGAAGAGAAACACAGGCGGATCGAGGTCTACTACCGCTGTCAACCAAGGGGAGGTACCTTCCGACGACCCCGGAGAATATCTCGGACAAAGCGCTAGTACACCGCTTCCCGGGGGTGTGGCAGTAGTGCCTCCTCCTACGGCCCCAACCATAACGCCGTCAGATGTAGTGACATCCACGCTAGATGAATTGATTCTCCTCTCAAATCAGGTGGTTCAACTCTCAGGCAAATATAATTTCGGCGTATCCCCGCTAAACGTCCGTGCCTATGAGCTTAAAGAGGGGACTATCCTTGAGAGAGGCGAGCGGAAGCCTTGTTTCTTCCACTCAGATGGACCCGATTGCAGTTTCGTGTATGACCCCTTACACCCTCTGTT is a genomic window of Brevinematales bacterium containing:
- a CDS encoding DNA cytosine methyltransferase — translated: MDSNKDSSKYSVVSYFCGCGGMDLGFRGNFKYHDEEYGELPFYITAAYDNSAACVETYNRYFGADHAKNADLSAKEAKDMIAADLLIGGFPCQEFSSCGPLGGLDSERGQLYKSLIRYMEVRKPKVVVGENVINLERMEKGKVMETIVNDLRDTGYKVEVWRLYAPDYGIPQRRTRLFFICVRNDIKGFPSKPEANFIHAHRSIEWAIGDLMNVTDDSVPNQSQYFGASRAKKGNGQGDENNHKDKPAYTIRANPKSRVQFHYALDRRLTVRECARIQTFPDNFVFTHAATSSISQIGNAVPPVLAYRVASCIADYLNSMKDKEV